A region of the Stieleria neptunia genome:
GGATCGGCATGCGGGGAGAAGGCTGTGGGTAAAAAGTGGGATAGGCTTCCAGCCTGTCATCGCGTGGGATAGGCTTCCAGCCTGTCATCCCGGAATCGACAGGCTGGAAGCCTATCCCACTTTTTCGTCGCGTCCTAGGCGATGCAGGCGACGCCGGCGTCGCAAACGGCTGTCGCCGGAACCGCGGGCACGGGCGTTGCCGGTTCGATCGTCTGCATCGGCATCGGCATGATCACTTCGGCGGCCGGGATCAGCCGCACATCTTCACACCGCGACAGGTAGAACTGACGCGGTTCTTCGCGGCACAGACACAGCGCCAAGAAGCGATCGCTGCCGACAAAACGAATCGGGCTGACGATTCGTCGGGTGCGGTTTCCTTTGGAATCGGAATAGACCATTTCGACGACAAAGGTTTCCGAATCGAACATGGCGCGTCGTAGTACGTTTTTCATGGCGTGTCCCCCTGAAGGTTGATTTGCAAACCGGACGCGGCAAATTGGGTCGGCCGAAGCGTCCGTCACGGGCAGTGGTTTGCGTGCGAAAGAAGTATCAGGGGGCGCCGGACACATTCGGTCACGCCAGCATTCAGTCACGCCAGTAGCGCCGCGATCGGATCGCCGTCGCCGCCGATCTTGAAGGGGCGTCCGTTCGGGGCGAATTGCTCTTTCTGCAGCGGCAAACCGGCCGCCGCAGCGATCGTCTTGTTGAAATCGCTGACCGAAACGTGGTCCTTGTCGACCGAAAATCCTTTTTTGTCGCTGGCCCCATAGACTTGGCCGCCCTTGATGCCGGCCCCCATCAACAGCGAACAAAACGCGCCGGGGTGGTGATCACGCCCACCGTTGACGTTAATCGACGGTTTGCGTCCGAATTCGGTCGTCAACACGACCAGGGTTTCATCCAGCAATCCGGTGCGGTGCAAGTCTTTCAGCAGGATTCCCAGCGCGGTGTCCAAGTGTCCGGCTCGATCGTTCAGCCGCGAGTAAATGTCCTGGTGCATGTCCCAGCCGCCGTAGGACACTTCAACATAGCGGGCACCGCCTTGGACCAATCGACGTGCCAGCAGACAGCCTTGCCCCAGCGTGTTGTTCCCATAGGCGTCGCGAACGGCTTGGGGTTCCTGTTTGATATCGAACACTTTCAAGTGATCGCTGCCCATCAGATTGCGGGCTTCATGGTACAGCTGGTTGTAGGCTTCGATTTTCGTGCTACCCCGATGCGAGGTCTGAAAATTGGTGTCAAAGCGTTCGGCCAACATCAACCGCCTGGCGAACAGTTCGTCCGGCAGGTACTTGGGCAGTTTGATGTTTTGAATCCCTGCACTGGGGCTGGCGACGGGAACCGGTGAAAGGGACGGTTCCAAGAATCCCGCACCGGGATGTCGGTTGGCGCTTCCGATCACGTAGTTGCCCGGCAGCTCGCGATTGAGTCGTCCCTGTTCGGCCAACATCCAACCGCCCATCGCCGGGTGCTGGATGCTGTTGATTTTCTTGTAGCTCGTTCGCATCAAATACTGGCCTTTCTCGTGAGCCCCGGTCTCGGTGCTCAGCGATCGAACGACGGCAATCGCGCCGGCCAGATACGCGAGTTTGGGAAAGCGGTCGCCATAGGCGATGCCGGGAACACGGGTCTGAATCGGCTTGGTTTCGCCGGCTTCGGGGACGCCCGTCTTGGGATCGAACGTGTCCAGGTGCGTCATCGCACCTTCCATGAACAGATAGATGATATGCTTCGCTTTTCCCGCCGCGGTGCCGGCCGCCTTGGCTTCGCCGAGTGACGCCATCGCGCCGGAACCGACGGCGCCGCCGAAGGAGACACCGAGGCATTGGTTGGCCACCTTACGCATGAAGTCGCGGCGGCACTCGTTGGTCGTTTCTGGAAGAGGCATATCGATCGCTTTTTCAGACAGGTTGCAGACAGAGAAGGTTTCAAACAGGGACGTATTCAGACAGGATGTTTTATTGCACGAACAAGAATTCGCGCGTGTTCAAGAGCGCCCAGATGATGTTTCCATAACCGACGTTGTCGTTGGGCGTCCGCGACAGTTCCTGGGCGGCCAGCAGTCGGTCTTTTGATACCGGTCGTCGCGCCAACACGCTCATAAAGATCGCATCGATTCGGTCGCGTGTGCTGTCGATCGCCAACACGTCGTCGACGATCGCCGAACCGCGTTCGAGCATCACGTGGGTGATCGGG
Encoded here:
- a CDS encoding WYL domain-containing protein produces the protein MKNVLRRAMFDSETFVVEMVYSDSKGNRTRRIVSPIRFVGSDRFLALCLCREEPRQFYLSRCEDVRLIPAAEVIMPMPMQTIEPATPVPAVPATAVCDAGVACIA
- a CDS encoding DUF1501 domain-containing protein translates to MPLPETTNECRRDFMRKVANQCLGVSFGGAVGSGAMASLGEAKAAGTAAGKAKHIIYLFMEGAMTHLDTFDPKTGVPEAGETKPIQTRVPGIAYGDRFPKLAYLAGAIAVVRSLSTETGAHEKGQYLMRTSYKKINSIQHPAMGGWMLAEQGRLNRELPGNYVIGSANRHPGAGFLEPSLSPVPVASPSAGIQNIKLPKYLPDELFARRLMLAERFDTNFQTSHRGSTKIEAYNQLYHEARNLMGSDHLKVFDIKQEPQAVRDAYGNNTLGQGCLLARRLVQGGARYVEVSYGGWDMHQDIYSRLNDRAGHLDTALGILLKDLHRTGLLDETLVVLTTEFGRKPSINVNGGRDHHPGAFCSLLMGAGIKGGQVYGASDKKGFSVDKDHVSVSDFNKTIAAAAGLPLQKEQFAPNGRPFKIGGDGDPIAALLA